A region of the Pseudonocardia cypriaca genome:
AGGGGCAGGGCGGACAGGGTCTGACCGGGCGGGCGGCGGGAGACGACCGGATGGGCCCGGGTCGGGGACACGCGGCGCACCAGCTCCCACTGCAGGCCCAGCACCTGGAGCCGGCGGCGGGTGAGCACCTGCTGCAGCCGCGGCAGCAGCTCGTCCTCCTCGGTGCGCACGTCCTGATCGAGGACGCTGAGGGTGCGGCGCAGCAACGCGGCGTGCCCGGGGTCGGTCGGGGACGACCGGTCGAGCCGCGCCACCAGCTCGTCGACCTCCTGGTGGTCCTCCTCGATCGCCAGGGTCAGCGGGTCGCCCTCGGGCAGCGCGCGGCGGGCGGCCGGGAACAGCACGGCCTCCTCGGCGAAGGCGTGGGTGAACACGAGCCGCGCGAGCGCACGCAGCGCCGCGGCGTGCTCGCGTCCGCCTCCCGCCTCGGTCGCCCGGACGCGCTCCATCAACCGGGCGAGCCGCTCGTGGTCGGCGCGCTGCCGGGCCAGGATGCTCGCGCGCCCGCCGAGCTGCTCGACGGTCTGCTCGGCGATCGAGCGGTGCCTGCTCGGACCCGTCATGCCACTCCCTCCACCCGGCGACTGCCCCTGGTGGTTCCCGCCGCCATCGGGTTGAACCGCTCGAACCGCGGCGCTCGCGGGCGACAGCACCAAGGCTCCGCCGATCGGTTCCGGACACCTTTGCGGGGGTACCGAGCGCACATGAGTCGATTCGCCCCGTTCGGGCGACGAGCCGCGGGTGGCCCGTTGCGACCCTCCAGGTTGCGGCGGCGGTACCGGGAGCATGAGCCCACTCGGCGCGTAGGACGCGGCCGCTTCGGCTGGTGGGGCCCCATCCCCTACTACTCGACCCGGACCCGGCGAGGAACCGAGGTCTCGGTGGGAGGGTGCGGTTGCTGTCTCCCGATCCCGCTCATCGTCACCCTCAGCACCTTGGTGGGGCTCCGAGCGCTATGGAACCGGGTTCACCGAGGCTCGTCGACGGCGCTATGACCGAGGTGCCGACGGCGCGCGAATCCCGGCCCGCTGGCGGCATCCGAAATCGACTCCCGTGTGCACGCAGTCGTCCGCCACAGCGCGGCGGCCTTGACGCAACTCGA
Encoded here:
- a CDS encoding hemerythrin domain-containing protein, which gives rise to MTGPSRHRSIAEQTVEQLGGRASILARQRADHERLARLMERVRATEAGGGREHAAALRALARLVFTHAFAEEAVLFPAARRALPEGDPLTLAIEEDHQEVDELVARLDRSSPTDPGHAALLRRTLSVLDQDVRTEEDELLPRLQQVLTRRRLQVLGLQWELVRRVSPTRAHPVVSRRPPGQTLSALPLTVLDRVRDNLQRLDELTGGRLTAAVSALDRVLSGASGAVERLPLLQRGERRETSR